One window of the Leucobacter komagatae genome contains the following:
- a CDS encoding mismatch-specific DNA-glycosylase, giving the protein MTRRPSPMGGRKPKTSELAQFAGLQANALDDVLPSSGSPPLRLLIVGVNPGLWTAAVNAPFARPSNRFWPALHRAGLTESLVDASRGLREVDERALLAGGIGITNLVGRATARADELARDELVGGAEKLRELVFRLRPERVAIAGITAYRIAFAQPKAVLGEQDTSALDSWPDQTRLWVVPQPSGLNAHETVDTLAEKWRAVMAS; this is encoded by the coding sequence ATGACGCGGCGACCATCTCCGATGGGTGGGCGCAAACCCAAGACCTCCGAGCTTGCGCAGTTTGCCGGGCTCCAGGCGAACGCACTTGACGACGTTCTCCCGAGTTCGGGATCTCCCCCACTTCGACTCCTCATCGTGGGAGTCAACCCGGGCCTCTGGACTGCCGCCGTCAATGCTCCGTTCGCACGTCCAAGCAACAGGTTTTGGCCGGCGCTCCACCGCGCCGGGCTCACCGAGTCCCTGGTGGACGCGTCGCGTGGGCTGCGCGAGGTTGATGAGCGTGCCCTGCTCGCGGGTGGTATCGGCATCACCAACCTCGTCGGGCGCGCGACCGCCCGAGCAGACGAGCTCGCCCGAGATGAGCTCGTGGGCGGCGCGGAGAAGCTTCGTGAGCTCGTATTCAGACTTCGGCCAGAGCGAGTTGCGATCGCGGGTATTACCGCCTATCGAATTGCCTTTGCGCAGCCCAAGGCAGTTCTTGGCGAGCAAGACACTTCCGCGCTCGACAGCTGGCCAGATCAAACGCGGCTTTGGGTCGTGCCGCAACCGAGCGGGCTCAATGCCCACGAAACGGTAGATACGCTCGCCGAGAAGTGGCGCGCGGTGATGGCATCCTAG